The Brevibacillus brevis genome contains a region encoding:
- a CDS encoding argininosuccinate lyase, with protein sequence MSVKLTGRIASTPSRLLHDEVLEPQFKYEVDHLLPGYIQIEFAMLLEYVRMGLITRQDALPIAQALQGATPETIAPDPGRNMSDISFALERYIEGLLPGSVPCWHMDRSRNDVQACAQVIFGRAQWLEAMGELGQLIQSMHTLAVQYRSVPMPGYTHYQSAQIITPGFYLSSINGEFLQALNRWIQIYDEMNQCPLGAGAMAGVELPWDRQRLSKLLGFRQPRMSALSAVASREWVLRMAGELSNFSVLVSRFTTDLIQWGSSEMNFLQLPDELSGISSAMPQKRNFPILERIRGKSAHLTGFYMDMVLGQRNTAFTNLVETSKEAGTHLLTLFQQTKTLLRLLKAVIDHLQFNEERLLQICKRDFFGGFTLANLLTLKHEIPYRTAQVIAGRYIVSALEHGVSPEPGDPRLLHEACAEAGFQVPDTAALLAASFDVQGGLYAKKSTGSTNPEEVQRMLTAQREHAEKLQREWQDRQGQLQAIEERRERVMKRLHSGKQGKDVSVDAV encoded by the coding sequence ATGAGTGTAAAATTAACGGGCCGTATAGCTTCGACACCAAGCCGCCTCTTGCATGATGAAGTATTGGAACCACAGTTCAAATATGAAGTCGATCATTTGCTGCCTGGGTATATTCAGATTGAATTCGCCATGCTTTTGGAATATGTCAGAATGGGCTTGATTACACGACAAGACGCTTTGCCTATCGCACAGGCTCTTCAGGGCGCTACACCAGAAACAATAGCTCCTGACCCCGGACGGAACATGTCTGATATCTCTTTTGCCCTCGAGCGTTATATCGAAGGTTTGCTCCCTGGATCGGTACCGTGTTGGCATATGGATCGCAGCCGCAATGATGTTCAAGCGTGCGCCCAGGTGATATTTGGTCGTGCGCAATGGCTGGAGGCGATGGGAGAATTGGGACAGCTTATTCAATCGATGCATACATTGGCTGTTCAATATCGTTCGGTTCCCATGCCAGGATATACTCATTACCAATCCGCACAAATCATTACCCCTGGATTCTATCTTTCCTCTATTAACGGTGAATTTTTGCAAGCCTTGAATCGATGGATACAAATCTATGACGAAATGAATCAGTGCCCGCTTGGGGCAGGGGCCATGGCAGGGGTGGAACTGCCGTGGGATCGTCAACGGTTGTCCAAGCTGCTTGGGTTCCGACAGCCTCGGATGAGTGCATTGTCGGCGGTCGCATCTCGGGAATGGGTTTTGAGGATGGCAGGAGAGCTGTCCAATTTCTCGGTATTGGTCTCCCGGTTTACAACGGATTTGATTCAATGGGGCAGCAGCGAAATGAACTTCCTCCAATTGCCGGATGAGCTATCCGGAATATCTTCTGCCATGCCACAAAAAAGAAACTTCCCGATCCTGGAGCGTATCCGGGGGAAGAGTGCACATCTAACCGGATTTTATATGGATATGGTGCTAGGTCAGCGCAATACTGCTTTCACGAATTTGGTAGAGACGTCCAAAGAGGCAGGCACTCATCTTCTGACGTTGTTTCAACAAACCAAAACGTTGCTGCGCCTGTTAAAAGCGGTTATCGATCATTTGCAATTCAATGAGGAGCGTTTGCTCCAAATATGTAAACGGGACTTTTTTGGAGGATTTACTCTTGCGAATTTGCTGACGTTGAAGCATGAGATTCCGTATCGCACCGCCCAGGTAATCGCAGGCCGATACATCGTTAGCGCGCTGGAACACGGTGTATCGCCGGAGCCGGGAGATCCACGGTTACTCCATGAGGCTTGCGCGGAAGCAGGCTTTCAAGTACCGGATACGGCTGCACTCCTTGCTGCTTCCTTCGATGTGCAGGGCGGCTTGTACGCCAAGAAATCAACAGGCTCCACGAATCCGGAGGAAGTACAGCGGATGCTGACAGCACAGAGGGAGCATGCAGAGAAGCTGCAACGGGAGTGGCAAGATCGACAAGGGCAATTGCAGGCGATCGAAGAAAGGCGGGAGAGGGTAATGAAGAGGCTTCATTCTGGCAAGCAAGGGAAGGATGTGAGCGTTGATGCGGTATAA
- a CDS encoding PLP-dependent cysteine synthase family protein, translating to MRYKQLADTIGDTPLVKLRLDERAVGSVFAKLELMNPFGMKDRVAKQSILAAIQSGELQEGMPIIESSSGTLACGLALVGRQLGHDVHIVTDPRIDPITYAKLTSLGCHVHIVSQMGKQGWQSARLERLQELLSEYPGAFWPRQYDNPENPRAYAALASELMQDLERIDVLVGAVGSGGSLSGTARELKRHYKELRVVAVDAAGSVIFGQPDQPTRLQGGLGNSLIAKNVDFSMIDEVHWLNDAEAFAATLQLARNEHLFAGNSSGSVYAVANWLASQVGSECNIVAILPDRGDRYVDTIYSHSYRESKGLMQMNLRDTPQCVEPKTVVTSWSYSKLMGMYPNEQTLSVR from the coding sequence ATGCGGTATAAACAGTTGGCCGATACGATCGGGGATACCCCTCTGGTCAAGCTGAGACTTGATGAAAGGGCAGTGGGTTCCGTATTTGCAAAGCTCGAGTTAATGAATCCGTTCGGCATGAAGGATCGTGTAGCCAAGCAGTCGATCTTGGCAGCGATACAGTCGGGAGAACTTCAGGAGGGCATGCCGATTATCGAGAGCTCGTCAGGAACGTTGGCTTGCGGCTTGGCCTTGGTTGGGCGTCAGTTGGGGCACGACGTACACATCGTGACTGATCCGAGAATTGACCCGATTACCTATGCCAAGTTGACCTCGCTTGGCTGCCATGTTCATATAGTTTCGCAGATGGGGAAACAAGGGTGGCAAAGCGCCAGACTGGAACGACTCCAAGAATTATTGAGCGAGTATCCGGGAGCGTTCTGGCCTCGACAATACGATAATCCGGAAAATCCGCGTGCATATGCTGCGCTGGCATCCGAGTTGATGCAGGACCTCGAACGAATTGACGTGCTTGTTGGTGCAGTCGGCAGCGGAGGCTCCTTGTCCGGGACCGCCAGAGAACTGAAGCGTCATTATAAGGAGCTGCGCGTCGTTGCGGTTGATGCAGCGGGGAGTGTGATATTCGGACAGCCCGATCAGCCTACGCGTCTACAAGGTGGCTTGGGAAACAGCTTGATCGCCAAAAATGTAGACTTTTCCATGATCGATGAAGTGCATTGGTTGAACGATGCTGAGGCATTTGCGGCTACCTTGCAGTTGGCCCGTAACGAGCATCTTTTTGCTGGCAACAGCTCGGGTTCCGTGTACGCCGTAGCCAACTGGTTAGCGAGCCAAGTCGGGAGTGAGTGCAATATCGTGGCCATATTGCCCGATCGAGGGGATCGCTATGTCGATACGATCTATAGCCACTCCTACCGAGAGAGCAAAGGTTTGATGCAAATGAACCTGCGAGACACGCCGCAATGTGTGGAACCAAAGACAGTCGTGACTAGCTGGTCCTATTCCAAATTGATGGGGATGTATCCAAATGAACAAACACTTTCTGTTCGTTGA
- a CDS encoding ATP-grasp domain-containing protein, with protein sequence MNKHFLFVEANTTGTGMLAMKKARELGFAPLFFTEKPERYHGLNELECHVVMTDTNSQAELTDSVAQVIKEGREIAGIMSTSDYYLESVAKLARKFGWTGNSLEAIEACRNKAIFRKKLQGHQVSQPEFLAIGSLEALMEARSFISLPCVVKPADDSGSNNVRLCFSWEEVEQMVAEILAIKYNARGQETARTVLLEQYVEGPEFSVETFSWEGQCFVIGITQKRLTGYPFFVEAGHIFPAPLSTEVKQEIERTVERALAAVNYQFGAAHTEVKWTSAGCVVIEVNARLAGGMIPELVRRSTGIDLLLQQIRCAAGLAPELSQTLEEQRYAGIHFLVSESHGTFSGMHGMDNVLNLPGIAEVAMHAKIGQNVQPPQNFSHRLGYVIVEGKHYSETAELIQQVKDCLTVQVEQQVESGV encoded by the coding sequence ATGAACAAACACTTTCTGTTCGTTGAAGCGAATACGACGGGGACAGGTATGCTCGCTATGAAAAAGGCGCGCGAATTGGGGTTTGCCCCCTTATTTTTCACAGAGAAGCCTGAACGTTACCACGGTTTGAATGAGTTGGAATGTCACGTAGTCATGACAGATACGAATTCCCAAGCAGAGCTGACTGACAGTGTAGCACAAGTGATTAAGGAAGGCAGAGAGATAGCTGGAATCATGTCGACAAGCGACTATTACCTCGAATCGGTAGCCAAGCTGGCCCGAAAATTCGGTTGGACAGGGAATTCTCTGGAGGCCATTGAGGCCTGCCGCAATAAAGCGATATTTCGGAAGAAGCTCCAGGGGCATCAAGTGTCTCAGCCTGAATTTTTGGCAATAGGCTCTCTAGAGGCATTGATGGAAGCGCGCTCTTTCATTTCTCTGCCCTGCGTGGTGAAGCCTGCTGACGATAGCGGGTCGAATAACGTGCGGCTGTGCTTTAGCTGGGAGGAAGTGGAGCAGATGGTAGCGGAAATCCTTGCGATTAAGTACAATGCGCGCGGTCAAGAAACAGCTCGAACAGTTCTTCTCGAGCAGTATGTCGAGGGCCCTGAATTTAGTGTAGAGACGTTCTCGTGGGAAGGGCAATGCTTTGTCATCGGCATTACCCAGAAACGGTTAACGGGATATCCATTTTTCGTGGAAGCAGGGCATATTTTCCCTGCACCGCTGTCTACAGAAGTTAAGCAGGAGATCGAGCGAACAGTGGAAAGGGCGTTAGCGGCGGTGAACTACCAGTTCGGTGCTGCCCATACAGAAGTGAAGTGGACATCAGCAGGTTGTGTTGTCATCGAAGTCAACGCAAGGCTTGCCGGTGGAATGATTCCAGAGCTGGTTCGCCGTTCAACAGGGATTGATCTGCTTTTGCAACAGATTCGGTGTGCGGCTGGACTGGCTCCTGAATTGTCTCAAACCCTCGAAGAGCAACGCTATGCAGGTATTCATTTTCTCGTGTCTGAGAGTCACGGAACCTTTAGCGGGATGCATGGAATGGATAACGTTCTCAACCTGCCGGGGATTGCTGAAGTGGCGATGCATGCGAAAATCGGGCAAAACGTCCAGCCTCCGCAAAATTTCTCGCATCGTCTAGGCTATGTCATTGTGGAAGGCAAGCATTACAGCGAGACCGCTGAGCTGATCCAGCAGGTGAAAGACTGCCTGACAGTACAAGTAGAACAGCAAGTGGAGAGTGGGGTATGA